The sequence below is a genomic window from Thioalkalivibrio sp. ALJ12.
GGCTATCCGGAGGGGGATCACTAATGCTGCACGCACTCAAGAAACTCTCGCGTCGTTCCCGGTTGGCGGCGCTGGCCCTGGTCCCGCTGACCCTGCTGGTGATGCCGGTGCAGGCGGTGGAGATTGATCGCTGGGAAACCGACGAGGGTCTGCGCGTCCTGTATGTCGAGGCGCCGGACCTGCCGATGGTGGATCTGCGCCTGACCTTCGATGGTGGCGCGGCACGCGATGGTGATCTGCCCGGGCTGGCGATGATGACCTCCCGTGGTCTGCGCCACGGCACCGAGGAGATGGATGCCTCCGAACTGGCCGAACGCTTCGAATCGGTGGGCGCCCGCTTCAGTACCAGCTCCCTGCGGGATATGGCGATCGTCAGCCTGCGCACCCTGACCGAGCCGGACTGGATGGAGACGTCGGTCGGCACCCTGGCCGACGTACTGTCCGCCCCCGCCTTCCCCGAGGGCGATTTCGAGCGCAGCCGCCGACAGGCCCTGCAGTCCCTGCAGCGCGAGCGCCAGGAACCGGCCGTGGTGGCCAGCCGGCGATTCTACGAACTGATGTATGAAGACCACCCCTATGGCAGCTGGCCGGGCGGCGAGGTCGATACGCTGGAGGCGATCACGCGCGATGATGCCCGGGCCTTCTTCGAGCGTCACTACGCGGCGGGGAACGGCTCGCTGGCGATCACCGGCGGGGTAAGCCGCGAGCAGGCCGAGGAGCTGGCCGCCCGGATCTCGGCCGCGCTGCCCCGTGGCGATGCAGTTGACCCGTTGCCGCCGGTGCCAATGCGCGAGGAGCCGGTGGAGGAGCGCATCGCGTTCCCGTCGGAGCAGGCGCACATCTTTATGGGGGCCCCGGCCCTGCGCCGCGGCGACGAGGCGCACTTCGCCCTGACGCTGGCCAATCATGCCCTGGGCGGGGGCGGATTTACCTCGCGCCTGTTCCAGGAGGTGCGCAGCGCCCGCGGGCTGGCCTACTCGGTGCACAGCCGCTTCCAGCCGATGGCGGTCGAAGGCCCGTTCGTGATCAATATGCAGACGGGCGTGGACCAGACGGACGAGGCCGTGGAGGTCCTGCGCGAGCAGGTCCTGCGCTGGCACGCCGAGGGGGTGGACCCTGAAGAGATGGAGGCCTCGCGCGAGAACGTGATCAACTCGTTCCCCTTGTCGCTGGCCTCCAACAGCGACATCGTCAGCCTGCTCGGCATGATCGGTTTCTACGGACTCTCCGATGACTATCTGGAGCGCTATGTCGAGCGCATGCAAGCGGTGGAGCTGGAGACTATGAACACCCAGCTGGCCGACCGTCTCAACCCCGAGGCCCTGGTCACGGTCATTGTCGGTGGCCAGGAAGACTAGGCGCGGCCCGCCAGGGCGCAGCGCGCGTATCCGCATCATTGGGGGTGCCTGGCGCCGCCAGTGGTTGCCGGTGCCGTCCGTCGGGGGGCTGCGCCCGACCGCGGATGCCCAGCGCGAGACCCTGTTCAACTGGCTGCAGCCGCAGCTGCCGGGGGCGCGAGTGCTGGACCTGTACGCCGGCACGGGTGCCCTGGGGTTCGAGGCCGCCTCGCGGGGCGCGCGTCAAGTCTGGCTGGTCGAGCGCGACGCGCGGGCGGCGGCCCAGCTCGAGGCCAACCGTGAACGCCTGGGGGCCACCCAGGTGCATATCCGGTGTGATGATGTGGCCCGTTTGCTGGGCCAGCCCCCGGAGGGCGGCCCCTTCGAT
It includes:
- a CDS encoding pitrilysin family protein — translated: MLHALKKLSRRSRLAALALVPLTLLVMPVQAVEIDRWETDEGLRVLYVEAPDLPMVDLRLTFDGGAARDGDLPGLAMMTSRGLRHGTEEMDASELAERFESVGARFSTSSLRDMAIVSLRTLTEPDWMETSVGTLADVLSAPAFPEGDFERSRRQALQSLQRERQEPAVVASRRFYELMYEDHPYGSWPGGEVDTLEAITRDDARAFFERHYAAGNGSLAITGGVSREQAEELAARISAALPRGDAVDPLPPVPMREEPVEERIAFPSEQAHIFMGAPALRRGDEAHFALTLANHALGGGGFTSRLFQEVRSARGLAYSVHSRFQPMAVEGPFVINMQTGVDQTDEAVEVLREQVLRWHAEGVDPEEMEASRENVINSFPLSLASNSDIVSLLGMIGFYGLSDDYLERYVERMQAVELETMNTQLADRLNPEALVTVIVGGQED
- the rsmD gene encoding 16S rRNA (guanine(966)-N(2))-methyltransferase RsmD is translated as MRIIGGAWRRQWLPVPSVGGLRPTADAQRETLFNWLQPQLPGARVLDLYAGTGALGFEAASRGARQVWLVERDARAAAQLEANRERLGATQVHIRCDDVARLLGQPPEGGPFDVVFLDPPFGQGRVAPTLAALAAQGWLSLGARVYAELESEVDPGFVEEGGWAIERERVCGQARGLLLTRSGGEDDP